Sequence from the Bicyclus anynana chromosome 2, ilBicAnyn1.1, whole genome shotgun sequence genome:
TTCCATCTTTCTGCCGTACAATAAGATTGtttgagaaatattttaaagtgaaTTTTTGTCGAATATCCTTGATAAAATCATCTATCTAGGGCTAGATAGTGTGTTTtgtcaatatatatttattttaatttctttttacgtACGTACTTGGTCCTCCGCCGTCTTGACCTTCAGCATCTCGTGCTGGTAGAGCCACAGGTTGTCCAATTTGTCTGTGGGGTCGTGACCATAGATCTCGAAGGCGTCTATGATCATCGCTAACGTCAAGTTCTCGTTCGGCTCCAGGCAGCATGGGTGGTTGCGTATGTTGTACGGGGACTGACGGAAATAAGGAAATTACGctgttttagttattttagttattttttttatttttgttctgtTTTTCTCATGCAATCAGCAAGTGTCATATGTGACTTTACACTTACATGGGGCTTCTCCGTTGGAGAATGTTTCTAATCGCCAAATCCTACAACACCTCTGCTCATAGTGTGCCTACTGATTGCATGAGATAAACAGAACAATAAGAAAAAGTTATTTTACTTCGACCTCACTTATGAACTCGTACTCAGGGTAGGCCTGAGGActaattatgaaatttattgAAGAATTTTCCATCATGTACCTACAATGCATATCCTATGTCTAACCCATAGTTGGGTCTTGCACGCCACTTTCTGTCTATGTACGAGTTCAAAAGTGCATTATTACATCTACGAAGTGCATTACTACATCTACGAAGTGCATTATTACATCTACGAAGTGCATTATTACATCTACTAAGTGCATTATTACATCTACGAAGTGCATTATTACATCTACGAAGTGCATTATTACATCTACGAAGTGCATTATTACATCTACGAAGTGCATTATTACATCTACGAAGTGCATTACTACATCTACGAAGTGCATTACTACATCTACGAAGTGCATTATTACATCTACGAAGTGCATTATTACATCTACGAAGTGCATTACTACATCTACGAAGTGCATTATTACATCTACGAAGTGCATTACTACATCTACGAAGTGCATTACTACATCTACGAAGTGCATTATTACATCTACGAAGTGCATTATTACATCTACGAAGTGCATTATTACATCTACGAAGTGCATTATTTCCGACACCTAGTTTTTCTGGTAAATGTCCCATCCCTCCCGTAGGTGTGGAGTATATTCACTATGTTATATCTTTTAacataatacctatatattaatatataaatagtaatgggcctcataagaaggcttagagtcacacagcgggcgatggaacgagctatgctcggagtatctctgcgtgatcgaatcagaaatgaggatatccgcagaagaaccaaagtcttacaaaccgacatagctcaacgagtcgcgaagctgaagtggcaatgggcggggcacatagttcgaagagccgatggacgttggggtcccaaggtggcgaccccgcactacaaagcgcagtgttggtagatcccccaccaggtggattgacgacatcaagcgagtcgcagggattcgctggatgcaggcggttcagtatcgtgatgtttggaagtccctacaaaagggctatgtcctgcagtggacgtccatcggctgatatgatgaggatgatgatgatgataaatagtaATCATACCGTCGTTTGCAAGTAACCAACGCAGATAGCGAGCAAAAAGCGCGCGCGCATAGAGCCGTCCATTTTGAGAGCATGGCGCCGACTGGTTTCttccaattaaaattattaattgctCCATTTGTTTCTTATCGaaaaagaactttaaaaataaataataaactgctttcttttttataattaaaaaaaatcaagttaccACTACACTAcggttttactttttaaatatttggttaAATAAATTCATACGTTTGACTTGATAGTTGATACGATAGGGACCTGACAACATACTGGAACTCTTGATTGTCAGTTATGTCTGTCTAAGATAGATCATGACTAGATCATGACTTGAatcaatttcatcatcattaccctTTCTTCCCttacttatacagggtgctcgggagtatttcccataaacggttataatattctttaaggaaaattaattaaagatgtataagaaacatattttaattttcagaataaaaaatattatcctagctaaacttattcattgataaatatcatgaaggaTCTTACTAgcgaagtgcggagtgccagttgtctcgtcgatatcgacagtcttaccaacTATGATTACGTATTTTACAAATGCAACGATAGATagaggcgtgtgttacatggatagtcggaattatttaaattactttgtatgaaaacataatagttttttttgttaaaaaaaatagttatgcagttcggctcctatatgtggccttgtcaacaccttgaagttatgggaagtactcccgagcaccctgtaccTATAGAGGAGATGGGATAAAGCTTAGACCAACCACGCAGCTCTATTGCGGGTTGTCAGGAGAATGATCTGTTTGTCGTTCTACCTgacactaaaataaattaacgatagTTGTTGTAAACTAAATTCCAATCCCAATTGTGCACTGACTTTTCATTGACATACGTTACTTAAACATCACTACAATAGTGACTTTTATTTAATGGACTGACGGTATAACATGCTCCCTGAAGCACGGGGGTTTACACCAGCAATTCAAAATTTCTTGGGAGGAAGAAAAACttagcaataaataaacaaattatatgtACATAGCATAGAAATAATtcagagaattttattttaaacgtcAAAAGCAACAACTAGTAGTTTTTggtatgtaaatatgtatacctatttgTGCCACTTACCAATTTTAGCCTTGTCTGCTGCAGCTTCCGCTTTTGCCAATGTGCCATTAACGTCCCACCTCCATTTCCCAGGAAACCAGCTTCATTAAGTCTCTTGCCATCGTTCCATGACAATTTGGAGGTACCTACCTCAATATTTTGTTAAGTCAAAAAATGTTAgatatttcagttttattggaAAATAAAACGCATTAAtggaataacattttataatatttaaaatacacacctagaatttattttcatcacaaTACATGCGtactgataattattattatttaattataaaacattattgcagTTGATTACAATTCTAGACAAGTGTATCATGAAAATGAagcgtaaattaatatattaagttaacaaattataacatattaatcctattataaacatttattttgttatttcttattattaaatatctattattGTCAGTAAATTAGAATTTTGGCGACCCTTTGATATGTAAGGTCTAGTTTGTCAAGCGCCTACTAATTACTACTTTGACAATAGACAACAGAATATTAGGTAACATAATTCACTATTTGTAttcaatatttaagtataaaaaaacgaTACCTACGCTTAATCATagaatgtaaaaatattatataattataaaaaacaaacgtgtaAAATATAGACAACTAAAgcaaatattgaataaaataaaattcttatacTACCTACAGCTGTAAGTTTTATAATTCTTACATCTAAACAATGTCACAAttcctttatatatatatatatatatatatatatctaacgACAGGCAATTCCGGAACTCagatttcatatttatatctatctttCTAGATATCTATGGATGTTCCTGTATTTCACATATGCTTCTTTTTGTTGTCGCTAGTTTAGATATAAAATAACATGTATATTATTgtctatatttatttctatatgaTATATAATCAACAACAAtgaaatatagattattatggTGTAGGTATGAACAATTTTAGGGTAAAATCTTTGTGATTGCATTATCAAAGCAAAACAGTATAACAAGCAATATCAAAAATGTAATACAACTTATATATTTAcctattattcaataaaattttttggAAGACATTAAATtacatcaataatttaaaaaatatcagatTATATTTGAGACCGTGTacaacaatatctaaaaagttAATTATCTTGCACACAATGGCGTGGATTCTACGAGTATCTTATATTTAAGCATTTTTctcttatatatttattataatatcatattttgtGGAAGACTTCGTTGTCGAAGAATTTCGAACGTTATTTTTTTGGAAGACGTTTGATTTCACTAAatgattgtaaatataaatttaactttctaaatttacgtatatgtacataaatctataaaatgACTGGAAGACATTTTGAACATCGTGATGTTGTTGttaatatttcttatttctaaAACAGCTAAGTTACATACATTTCAATCACATCAGACTAGATACTTGGAATTTAACATTTTAGACATATCGCAACTGTGCggaagtttaaattttaatacatgaaGTAAATGCGTAAATCTAAAAATAGTTCAACAATCATCTAAATACTactttgaattaattaaaacgGCAATCCTATTTCAAAGGCTTTGATTAAAGCCGAGCCAGAGTCATACATTCCAATAACACCAAAAAGTACTCCAAGCCCGATAATGAAATAGTCATAAGCGATTGTTGTGCTTTCAAGTTGATTGCCTTTCAATTTGAGATGGAAGTAAGCAGGCCATATAAAACTTAACATGGTACCAGTGAAACTTCCGATGAATCCCATGAGAATTGCGAAATGCGGAATAAAAATTGCCATTAAAATTGTGAACATTATAACTCCAAGTCTCCAAGCCAAACCCCAAACTTTAAGTTCTCCGTCTAAAGCATATATAGGTGGAAAGAGAGTTTTTGGTTTTCCTCTGAACAATACTCTTTCTAAGAGATCGCAAGCTGCATAATATGGGAGAGGATAGCTAAGGACAGCTTTGATGACTAGGAAAAAGTTTACCAATCCTTTAAATCCTGCTGATCGAAGGTTATTCGTTATCACTTGCTGAGTATCATTTTGAAAGGTCAGAAAACATAAATAGCCGAAGATAGATTTGAACGCAGCTGCGGCTATATGGGACCAGTTTAACATCCATTCAAACCTTGATCGATCCTCCATGTTGCCTTCCAACGTAGGCAGAAATATTTGTGAAGTGTACGAAAAGACAATCACACCTAAACTGATTGGGAAATTTTCGAAATCTAATGACCACTTGACTTTTCCCCAGCCCCAGTCACCGATATAAAGAATGCAATAACCGAGAACAATTGCATTAATAATTAAGTGGCTCATAGTGCACCAAAAAGATAACATGCTGACGCTTTTAAGAGATTTTAAAAAAGCGAGTGGTAACAAGAAAATTCCAGTCAGCATCATCCAAGACCGGGTATCAATCGAGCCATCGGGAAAGGTACCAATCATAAGATCACCACAGACAACTACGTACAGAATACAAGTCATGAGGAGTTCTATAATTTGAGCGATGTTAACGATTTTAGCACCATATTTGCGTCCAAAGCATTCTTTAGCAATACTTACATAAGAATCCCGAACTCGAACGCGTTGTCCTGACACTGGATCATCTTCATAGAGGCATTCAACGAGAATCTTGCCGGTGTAGCAACATATATGCGCGATTCCAATCATAGCAGCTATTGCCCAATATCCTCCTTGAAGTACGGCAAAAGGCAACGATACTACAAACATACCCTGCAGAGAAGAtgttacaagttacatttttataatcaagttggtgttatttatttatttttgtttaataaggACCATTACCTGAATAGCATTGGTGACATTCCAAGCTGCTTGGAATTCGTTAATTTTGGCGCCGGGTTTTCCTCCACCTTCTTCGAAACCACCTTCCTCTGATGAAGCATAAAAGTCAACACTTTGCATGCTTTGAGTTCTggaaaataagataaataaaacatttatttattaaattactgtAATTCACGTTACACATTGTACTCgcattttttgtgtttaaatttaCCTTGGAGCGCCATCCTGTTGTGGATATGTGTTCTGATAACTGGTAAAAGAGTCTTCGGCCTGAAGGTCTCCGCTGAGAAATGGGTTGGTAGGGTTGGTTGACTGGTACGTGGGTGATGTTGTTTCATTCATTGTTGACAATTCGCAACTTT
This genomic interval carries:
- the LOC112056328 gene encoding vesicular inhibitory amino acid transporter encodes the protein MINLGRIKLPPIKNVLDVAMQTVRQQVPEKPGAPPRPPQNVRFANMDMGESCELSTMNETTSPTYQSTNPTNPFLSGDLQAEDSFTSYQNTYPQQDGAPRTQSMQSVDFYASSEEGGFEEGGGKPGAKINEFQAAWNVTNAIQGMFVVSLPFAVLQGGYWAIAAMIGIAHICCYTGKILVECLYEDDPVSGQRVRVRDSYVSIAKECFGRKYGAKIVNIAQIIELLMTCILYVVVCGDLMIGTFPDGSIDTRSWMMLTGIFLLPLAFLKSLKSVSMLSFWCTMSHLIINAIVLGYCILYIGDWGWGKVKWSLDFENFPISLGVIVFSYTSQIFLPTLEGNMEDRSRFEWMLNWSHIAAAAFKSIFGYLCFLTFQNDTQQVITNNLRSAGFKGLVNFFLVIKAVLSYPLPYYAACDLLERVLFRGKPKTLFPPIYALDGELKVWGLAWRLGVIMFTILMAIFIPHFAILMGFIGSFTGTMLSFIWPAYFHLKLKGNQLESTTIAYDYFIIGLGVLFGVIGMYDSGSALIKAFEIGLPF